Proteins from a genomic interval of Periophthalmus magnuspinnatus isolate fPerMag1 chromosome 11, fPerMag1.2.pri, whole genome shotgun sequence:
- the trhrb gene encoding thyrotropin-releasing hormone receptor b: MENSTTVANQTLGEWTDTSIQYKVVSTFLLFLICALGMVGNVMVILVVLTTKHMRTPTNCYLVSLAVADLMVLIAAGLPAIPDSIFASWVFGHYGCLCITYFQYLGINASSCSITAFTIERYIAICHPIKAQFLCTLSRAKKIIVAVWVFTSLYCVMWFYLSDIQELVYDNAIIKTCGYRVSRKYYLPIYFFDFGVFFVLPLLLSAVLYGLIARILFLNPLPSNSKDKKKKNGQANNHAANNNTSCKNSRHSSSTATSRRQVTKMLAVVVILFAMLWMPYRTLVVVNSFLDKPYLDNWFLLFCRVCIYLNSAINPVIYNAMSQKFRAAFRKICGCGRKGSDKPAAYSVALTYSAVKESSMVESTDHYTTELEELTVNDELLADQKMLYPDTCIYGRADFNSA, from the exons ATGGAAAACTCGACCACAGTAGCGAACCAGACTTTGGGCGAATGGACTGACACCAGCATCCAATACAAAGTGGtcagtacttttttactcttcctCATCTGCGCTTTGGGGATGGTCGGAAACGTGATGGTGATCCTGGTTGTGTTGACCACGAAGCACATGCGGACCCCCACGAACTGTTACTTGGTTAGTTTGGCCGTGGCGGATCTGATGGTTCTTATAGCGGCAGGTTTACCCGCGATACCCGACAGCATCTTCGCTTCGTGGGTGTTCGGACACTACGGCTGCCTGTGCATCACATACTTTCAGTACCTCGGCATCAACGCGTCCTCCTGCTCCATCACTGCGTTCACAATAGAGAGATACATCGCCATCTGCCACCCGATCAAAGCCCAATTTCTCTGCACTCTTTCTAGAGCTAAAAAGATTATTGTGGCCGTCTGGGTTTTCACATCCCTCTACTGCGTAATGTGGTTCTACCTGTCAGACATACAGGAGCTGGTTTACGACAATGCCATCATTAAAACTTGCGGCTACAGAGTTTCCAGGAAGTATTATTTGCCAATTTACTTCTTCGACTTCGGCGTCTTCTTCGTGTTGCCTTTACTACTGTCCGCGGTGCTGTACGGACTCATTGCCAGGATCCTGTTCTTGAATCCGTTACCGTCGAACTCaaaggacaagaagaagaagaacggaCAAGCCAACAACCACGCTGCCAACAACAACACGAGCTGCAAGAACTCGCGCCACTCCAGCTCCACCGCGACCTCCCGCAGACAG GTAACCAAGATGCTAGCTGTGGTCGTGATCCTGTTCGCGATGCTCTGGATGCCCTACCGCACTCTAGTAGTGGTCAACTCCTTTTTAGACAAGCCCTATTTGGACAACTGGTTTCTACTTTTCTGTCGGGTTTGCATTTATCTCAACAGCGCCATCAACCCGGTCATCTACAACGCCATGTCACAAAAGTTTCGCGCCGCCTTCCGAAAGATTTGCGGCTGCGGTAGGAAAGGGTCTGACAAACCAGCCGCCTACAGTGTCGCTCTAACATATAGCGCTGTTAAGGAGAGTTCAATGGTAGAAAGCACGGATCACTACACAACTGAATTAGAGGAGCTAACAGTTAACGATGAACTGCTAGCCGATCAGAAAATGTTGTATCCAGACACTTGTATTTACGGTAGGGCTGACTTCAACAGCGCTTGA